A window of Cohnella herbarum contains these coding sequences:
- the rpsB gene encoding 30S ribosomal protein S2 produces the protein MAVISMKQLLEAGVHFGHQTRRWNPKMDKYIFTERNGIYIIDLQKTVKKVDEAYNFVRQLGENGGTMLFVGTKKQAQDSVKEEAERSGQYYINQRWLGGTLTNFSTIQKRTDRLHLLDKWEQDGTFEVLPKKEVIILRKEKERLEKFLGGIKNMRKLPDALFIIDPRKERIAVAEARKLGIPIVGIVDTNCDPDEIDYVIPGNDDAIRAVKLLTAKMADAIVEARQGEETTA, from the coding sequence ATGGCAGTCATTTCCATGAAACAACTGCTTGAAGCAGGGGTACATTTCGGTCACCAAACACGTCGTTGGAACCCGAAAATGGATAAGTACATCTTTACTGAACGTAACGGCATTTACATTATCGATTTGCAGAAAACGGTTAAAAAAGTTGACGAAGCTTACAATTTCGTGCGTCAACTCGGAGAAAACGGCGGCACTATGCTGTTCGTCGGAACGAAGAAGCAAGCTCAAGATTCCGTTAAAGAAGAAGCTGAGCGCAGCGGTCAATACTACATCAACCAACGTTGGTTGGGCGGTACGCTGACAAACTTCTCCACGATCCAAAAACGTACGGACCGTTTGCACCTGTTGGACAAATGGGAACAAGACGGTACTTTCGAAGTACTGCCTAAAAAAGAAGTTATCATTCTTCGCAAAGAAAAAGAGCGCCTCGAGAAGTTCCTCGGCGGCATCAAAAATATGCGTAAACTGCCTGACGCTTTGTTCATCATCGATCCTCGCAAAGAGCGTATCGCTGTTGCGGAAGCACGCAAACTGGGTATTCCGATCGTAGGTATCGTAGATACCAACTGCGATCCGGACGAGATCGACTACGTGATCCCGGGTAACGATGATGCGATCCGCGCTGTTAAACTTTTGACGGCTAAGATGGCTGACGCGATCGTAGAAGCTCGCCAAGGCGAAGAAACAACGGCTTAA
- a CDS encoding DUF342 domain-containing protein gives MSDNGIAPLAECLQVTISEDKMQAYLVFKRVEGDLKFTSRELEQFLMSQGIKYGFQSDTLFLIAQRPQDFYFTQNIVAVGTPPKPGVDGFVKVLYGETDDEERRPTEREDGSVDYKQVTQLANVKTGQLIAERVPAQPGVPGKSVTGDEVLPKEGKDAHFKIGKNVVVNPEKVGMYAAIDGLVTKTDRDKINVFPVFEVNGDVDYNIGNIDFVGTVVVRGNILTGFRVKASGDIRVTGGIEGAEVESEGSIEISGGIIGSNKGYVKAGRNIRCSFVQEGNVIAGEEITVTQSIMHSNVRAGRSVRCVGAKGLIVGGTIQAGDRVTARMIGNSMSTATVIEVGVRPELRQELNELRATMRQLSDNADKSEKALTMLDQMAAIGNLSPDKLALRIKLSTTKRQTLDDLQAAKERVLEIEKTLEDATTARVDAVHTMWGGTKIVIGRYTRFVKDGSQRVSFRFSEGDIVMVPFF, from the coding sequence ATGTCTGACAATGGAATTGCGCCATTGGCGGAATGTCTGCAGGTCACGATTTCTGAAGATAAAATGCAAGCGTACTTGGTTTTCAAACGTGTTGAAGGCGATCTTAAGTTTACTTCTCGTGAATTAGAGCAATTTTTGATGTCCCAAGGAATTAAGTATGGTTTCCAATCCGATACTCTCTTCTTAATCGCGCAAAGGCCGCAGGACTTTTACTTTACGCAAAATATTGTCGCCGTAGGAACGCCTCCTAAACCGGGCGTGGACGGTTTTGTGAAAGTTCTCTACGGAGAAACGGATGACGAAGAGCGCCGTCCGACGGAGAGAGAGGATGGCAGCGTAGACTATAAGCAGGTTACGCAGCTAGCCAACGTAAAGACGGGACAGCTCATCGCCGAGAGGGTACCGGCCCAGCCAGGCGTGCCGGGCAAGTCCGTGACCGGCGATGAAGTTCTTCCCAAGGAAGGCAAAGACGCTCATTTCAAAATCGGCAAAAACGTTGTCGTGAATCCCGAGAAAGTCGGAATGTACGCGGCGATTGACGGCCTTGTTACGAAAACCGACCGAGATAAAATTAACGTGTTCCCCGTATTCGAAGTCAACGGGGACGTGGATTATAATATCGGGAATATCGATTTTGTCGGAACAGTAGTCGTTAGAGGCAATATACTGACCGGCTTCCGGGTTAAAGCTTCGGGCGATATTCGGGTCACCGGAGGGATAGAAGGAGCCGAGGTGGAGTCCGAAGGATCTATCGAGATCAGCGGCGGCATCATCGGAAGTAACAAAGGTTATGTGAAAGCGGGACGTAATATCCGATGCTCCTTCGTTCAAGAAGGCAATGTGATCGCCGGCGAAGAGATTACGGTCACGCAAAGCATCATGCATTCCAACGTTCGTGCGGGCCGTTCCGTTCGATGCGTCGGAGCTAAGGGACTAATCGTCGGCGGCACCATACAGGCTGGTGATCGCGTTACCGCGAGAATGATCGGCAATTCGATGTCTACGGCGACCGTAATCGAGGTTGGCGTTCGTCCCGAGCTTCGTCAAGAGCTGAACGAATTGAGAGCGACGATGAGACAGCTTTCCGATAACGCGGACAAATCCGAGAAAGCACTTACAATGCTGGACCAGATGGCAGCCATCGGCAATCTCTCGCCGGATAAACTAGCTCTTCGAATCAAGTTGTCGACTACGAAACGCCAAACGTTGGATGATCTGCAAGCCGCTAAGGAACGGGTTCTGGAAATCGAGAAGACGCTTGAGGACGCGACAACGGCGCGAGTGGATGCGGTGCACACCATGTGGGGAGGAACTAAAATCGTAATCGGTCGTTATACCCGGTTCGTTAAAGATGGCTCCCAACGAGTTTCGTTCCGCTTTTCCGAAGGCGATATCGTGATGGTTCCCTTTTTCTAA
- a CDS encoding FliA/WhiG family RNA polymerase sigma factor yields the protein MVDQTRSRLSHQDLWQRWKEDEDPDARKFLIEQYLPLVDYVSSRMAVGLPKNVTKDDLASNGAMGLIDAIEKFDYQRGLQFETYASWRIRGAIIDGLRQGDWVPRSVRDKAKKMEDAYAVLEQRNLRSASDDEICAYLNISDKEFQQMLQEVAVAAVFSLEDPIREEESETRLSLLVDDKAVSPESMVHETYLKDSLKYGIEKLTEKERTVVSLFYYEDLSLSEIAEVMCLSPSRISQLHSKAILRLRGALAKQKEQLLQNG from the coding sequence ATGGTCGATCAAACACGTTCCCGGTTATCCCATCAGGATTTGTGGCAGCGATGGAAAGAAGACGAGGACCCGGATGCGAGAAAATTTCTGATCGAGCAATATTTGCCGCTCGTGGATTACGTATCCAGTCGAATGGCGGTTGGCTTACCCAAAAACGTAACGAAAGACGACTTGGCAAGCAATGGGGCCATGGGCTTAATTGACGCGATCGAAAAGTTCGATTATCAACGGGGACTGCAGTTCGAAACTTATGCATCTTGGAGAATTCGCGGGGCAATCATCGACGGGCTTAGGCAAGGCGATTGGGTTCCTCGTTCGGTTCGTGACAAAGCGAAAAAAATGGAGGACGCTTATGCGGTGCTGGAACAGAGAAATTTGCGTTCTGCTTCAGATGACGAAATTTGCGCCTATTTGAATATTAGCGATAAGGAATTTCAACAAATGCTTCAAGAAGTCGCGGTTGCGGCGGTTTTTTCCCTTGAGGATCCGATTCGGGAGGAAGAATCCGAAACAAGGCTTTCCCTATTGGTAGACGATAAAGCCGTTAGTCCGGAATCGATGGTTCATGAAACCTATCTTAAAGACTCCTTGAAATACGGGATCGAGAAATTAACGGAAAAAGAACGAACGGTAGTTTCGTTATTCTATTACGAGGATCTTTCTTTAAGCGAGATCGCGGAAGTGATGTGCCTGTCGCCATCGAGGATATCGCAACTGCATTCCAAGGCGATTCTAAGGCTTCGAGGAGCGTTAGCTAAACAAAAGGAACAATTGCTTCAAAACGGGTAA
- a CDS encoding chemotaxis protein CheD has protein sequence MTEGTLIKVGMADLNIAEGGAVLKTTGLGSCVGLTLYDPHLRLGGMAHIMLPSSEIAREGQLNIAKYADTAVPELLTRMKSKGAVTARLIAKMAGGAQMFAFMGGTDTMRIGPRNVEATKQALELFSIPLVSEDTGGNYGRTVELDSHSGVFSIRSVQFGVKEI, from the coding sequence ATGACGGAAGGCACCCTTATCAAAGTCGGGATGGCGGATTTGAATATCGCGGAAGGCGGAGCGGTGCTCAAAACGACAGGCTTAGGTTCATGCGTGGGCCTTACCTTGTACGACCCTCATTTGAGGCTTGGCGGGATGGCGCATATTATGCTCCCTTCTTCGGAGATCGCCCGCGAGGGTCAATTGAATATCGCTAAATATGCGGATACAGCCGTGCCGGAGTTGCTGACTCGAATGAAGAGCAAAGGGGCCGTCACGGCGAGATTAATCGCCAAGATGGCGGGCGGAGCGCAAATGTTCGCTTTCATGGGAGGTACGGATACGATGCGAATCGGCCCAAGAAACGTGGAAGCGACGAAGCAAGCGTTAGAGCTGTTCTCGATCCCGCTCGTCTCAGAGGATACCGGAGGCAATTACGGTCGAACGGTGGAGCTCGACAGCCACTCCGGAGTATTCAGCATTCGAAGCGTGCAGTTCGGAGTAAAGGAGATCTAA
- a CDS encoding chemotaxis protein CheC, with product MNLFRNNADFKLDVLREVGNIGAGNAATALSTLLNKPVDMAVPTVNLLPFEAIAERVGGSEAVVVAIFLRVEGDAPGNMFFIINREPARRILQGLLGFNAAENDDYSELELSALNEIGNILAGSYLSSLADFTGLRMSPTVPSLAVDMAGAILSYGLLQFGTMGDDALLIDTTFLEGHQEAEGHFFLIPDPESFEKLFRALGVPF from the coding sequence GTGAACTTGTTTAGGAATAACGCTGATTTCAAGTTGGACGTACTCAGGGAAGTTGGCAACATCGGTGCTGGCAACGCGGCAACCGCTTTGTCGACTTTGTTGAACAAGCCCGTGGATATGGCGGTGCCAACGGTTAATTTACTGCCATTCGAAGCGATTGCGGAGCGCGTCGGCGGATCCGAAGCCGTCGTTGTTGCCATCTTCCTGCGAGTGGAAGGCGATGCGCCGGGAAATATGTTTTTTATCATCAACCGAGAGCCTGCCCGTCGAATTCTTCAAGGGTTGTTAGGGTTTAATGCCGCCGAGAACGATGATTATAGCGAATTGGAGTTATCGGCTCTAAATGAAATCGGCAACATTCTAGCCGGCTCCTATCTGTCCTCGTTGGCCGATTTCACCGGACTGCGGATGTCCCCTACGGTTCCTTCGCTGGCAGTCGACATGGCGGGGGCGATCTTAAGCTACGGTTTGCTTCAATTCGGCACGATGGGCGACGATGCTTTGCTTATCGATACGACATTTCTCGAAGGTCACCAAGAAGCGGAAGGTCATTTCTTCCTTATTCCCGACCCGGAATCGTTCGAGAAACTCTTTCGTGCGTTAGGAGTGCCATTCTAA
- a CDS encoding chemotaxis protein CheW: MAEELKVIVFTLAHEEYGIEVDKVRTIERMVPITRVPKTPTFVKGVINLRGIVIPIIDLRGRFGLAETEYTENSRIIIVSANDLEVGFIVDSANDVMDVMSDKIENPPEVVGGIKAKYISGVAKIGESRLLILLNLTEVLSRNEIIQLEQFGE, encoded by the coding sequence ATGGCAGAGGAATTAAAAGTCATTGTTTTTACGCTCGCGCATGAAGAGTACGGAATCGAAGTAGACAAAGTAAGAACGATCGAGCGTATGGTTCCGATTACTCGCGTTCCTAAAACTCCGACCTTCGTCAAAGGCGTCATCAACTTGAGAGGGATCGTGATCCCGATAATCGACCTGCGCGGCCGGTTCGGGCTTGCCGAGACGGAATATACGGAAAATTCCCGGATTATTATCGTTTCCGCGAACGACCTTGAAGTCGGCTTTATCGTTGATTCCGCTAACGACGTCATGGACGTGATGAGCGACAAGATCGAGAATCCACCGGAAGTCGTAGGCGGAATTAAAGCGAAATACATTAGCGGCGTTGCTAAGATCGGCGAAAGCCGGCTATTGATATTGCTTAACTTGACAGAGGTGCTTAGCCGTAACGAAATCATCCAATTAGAACAGTTCGGAGAGTAG
- a CDS encoding chemotaxis protein CheA yields MEMNQYMSMFIDESNDHLQSLNENMLRLEQQPEDIGIVQIIFRSAHTLKGMSATMGFEDLASLTHEMENVLDLVRNDKLRMNGHIFDTLFKCLDALESMVQDIINGGTGKSDVGELVQRLKAIVKGDFAGGAAKAATSAPTEAVSASLVLDQFQLSVLSQSMESGHKAYFIEVKVRDDCLLKAARAYMVFDVLERNGEVVKAHPSVQEIEQEQFDRSFSVYYISQVDEASLRDQISRVSEIESVNLNVVDKESLDMLEGSKGSSEKVTETVQEVAATLAPASSVATPAAESPAARSAPAAPSTGGTAPRTIRVDIERLDSLMNLFSELLIDRVRLEQLASEVKRNDLTETVEHMARVSADLQNIVLKLRMVPVESVFNRFPRMVRDLAKSLDKKVDLVIVGAETELDRTVIDEIGDPLVHLIRNAVDHGVEPITERVKLGKPEVGTVHLRAFHSGNHVFIEIEEDGKGINRPKVLETAIKRGVVSPDEAKKLSDDEVNMLIFAAGFSTADKVSDISGRGVGLDVVKSKITALGGHVTVTSTLGAGTKFSIQLPLTLSIIAAMLIKLGSEKYAFPLSSIVETGSVKRSAIRTLHGNRIIDYRQSIIPVISLAALVDSPDYRDEEEAETEMLIVRKGDKQAAILVDEFIGQSEIVLKPLGKYLAGNLGVVSGATILGDGHVALIVDPNALIK; encoded by the coding sequence GTGGAAATGAATCAATACATGTCCATGTTTATCGACGAGTCTAACGACCACCTGCAATCGCTGAACGAAAATATGCTTCGGCTGGAGCAACAACCGGAGGATATCGGCATCGTACAAATTATTTTCCGTTCCGCGCACACGTTAAAGGGAATGTCCGCGACGATGGGCTTCGAGGACCTTGCGTCCTTGACGCACGAAATGGAAAACGTGCTGGATCTCGTTCGGAATGACAAGCTTCGCATGAACGGCCATATTTTCGATACGTTGTTTAAGTGTTTGGATGCTCTTGAAAGCATGGTCCAGGATATCATTAACGGCGGAACGGGAAAAAGCGACGTAGGTGAGCTCGTACAGCGCTTGAAGGCGATCGTAAAAGGCGACTTCGCAGGCGGGGCCGCTAAAGCGGCAACTTCGGCGCCTACGGAAGCTGTATCCGCATCTCTCGTGTTGGATCAATTTCAACTTTCCGTGCTTAGTCAATCGATGGAAAGCGGACATAAGGCTTATTTCATAGAAGTGAAAGTTCGAGACGATTGCTTGCTTAAGGCAGCGCGTGCTTATATGGTGTTCGACGTTCTGGAAAGAAACGGGGAAGTCGTCAAGGCTCATCCGTCCGTTCAAGAAATCGAGCAGGAACAATTCGATCGCAGTTTCTCGGTCTACTATATCTCGCAAGTCGATGAAGCTTCGCTTCGCGATCAAATTTCGCGAGTGTCGGAGATCGAATCCGTTAACCTTAACGTTGTCGATAAAGAGTCGCTCGACATGTTGGAAGGTTCTAAAGGCTCATCCGAGAAAGTAACGGAAACGGTTCAGGAAGTAGCGGCTACGCTAGCTCCCGCAAGTTCTGTCGCGACACCGGCCGCGGAGAGTCCCGCTGCTCGATCTGCGCCTGCGGCGCCTTCGACCGGAGGAACGGCACCTAGAACGATTCGCGTTGACATCGAGAGACTCGATTCGCTTATGAATCTGTTCAGCGAGCTATTGATCGATCGCGTTCGATTGGAGCAGCTTGCCTCGGAGGTTAAGCGTAACGATCTTACCGAAACGGTCGAGCATATGGCCAGAGTTAGCGCGGATTTGCAAAACATCGTACTGAAGTTGCGGATGGTACCGGTAGAAAGCGTCTTTAATCGGTTTCCGCGGATGGTTCGCGACTTGGCCAAATCCCTGGATAAGAAAGTCGATCTTGTTATCGTCGGAGCGGAAACGGAACTAGATCGCACGGTTATCGATGAAATCGGCGATCCTCTCGTCCATCTCATCCGAAATGCCGTCGATCATGGAGTAGAGCCTATTACGGAACGCGTGAAGCTGGGCAAACCGGAAGTCGGAACGGTACATCTGCGGGCATTCCACAGCGGAAATCATGTCTTCATCGAGATCGAGGAGGACGGTAAAGGAATTAACCGTCCGAAAGTGTTGGAGACGGCGATTAAACGCGGTGTCGTTAGTCCGGATGAAGCGAAAAAACTTAGCGACGACGAAGTTAATATGTTGATATTCGCAGCGGGATTCAGCACAGCCGACAAAGTATCGGACATTTCCGGCCGAGGCGTCGGACTGGATGTCGTGAAATCCAAAATTACCGCGCTCGGCGGTCATGTTACCGTAACATCGACATTAGGAGCCGGAACCAAGTTTTCTATCCAATTACCGCTTACGCTGTCGATCATCGCGGCCATGTTGATCAAGCTCGGTTCCGAGAAATACGCCTTCCCGTTATCTTCAATCGTGGAAACCGGGTCCGTTAAACGATCCGCGATTCGGACCTTACACGGAAACCGCATCATCGACTATCGTCAGTCGATCATCCCGGTCATTTCATTGGCTGCCTTGGTGGATTCACCGGATTATCGCGATGAAGAGGAAGCGGAAACGGAAATGCTTATCGTACGCAAAGGGGACAAGCAGGCCGCGATTCTCGTAGACGAGTTTATCGGACAAAGCGAAATCGTACTTAAACCTCTCGGCAAATATTTGGCAGGCAATCTTGGAGTCGTTTCCGGAGCAACCATTCTCGGAGACGGGCACGTGGCATTAATCGTAGATCCAAACGCACTGATTAAGTAA
- a CDS encoding protein-glutamate methylesterase/protein-glutamine glutaminase translates to MPEFKVLIVDDSPFMRKVFSDVIDADAAFEVLATASNGKEAVDLTLKLKPDIITMDLEMPLWNGIEALKRIMALQPTPVIMLSAVTDNGTRDTIRALQYGAIDFIRKPDGAVKLDIRQVGEQLLEKLHIALETVSSGALRMLPAVEEQGEAAAEIIPVVVDSPKPPVEKTKKPDVPAEPLLNKTRIVESFKPPDQPVKTRNAELPRKLDRIPDKPDSSRLKPNHASPGISTSRLPERPLVKDLASQTVKKAASLELKTAMPKKSVRTTVTEAQANRDQSQAIPPTTNPKPTSSFTHLVAIGTSTGGPRALHEVLTGIPADFPAPILVVQHMPPKFTHSLAQRLDNFCSINVREAVDGELIETATAYIAPGGRHMTLRKEVTGTYRIKLSDEVPKGGHKPSVDVMFESLVGHPQLKRHIVLMTGMGSDGAKGMKALQTDGAQTTIAEAEQTCVVYGMPRSAVELGAVSQILPLQGIAPVLVQEVKSRKP, encoded by the coding sequence ATGCCGGAATTTAAGGTGTTGATCGTAGATGATTCCCCATTTATGCGCAAGGTGTTCAGTGACGTCATCGATGCTGACGCTGCCTTCGAAGTATTGGCGACGGCCTCGAACGGTAAAGAAGCCGTTGATTTAACGTTGAAGCTTAAGCCCGATATCATAACGATGGATTTGGAAATGCCGCTTTGGAATGGAATCGAAGCATTGAAACGTATTATGGCGCTTCAACCGACACCGGTGATCATGCTCTCCGCTGTGACGGATAACGGGACGAGGGATACGATTAGAGCGCTTCAATACGGAGCGATCGATTTCATCCGCAAGCCGGATGGTGCCGTTAAGCTGGATATTCGCCAGGTTGGAGAGCAACTGCTTGAGAAATTACATATCGCATTAGAAACGGTAAGCAGCGGTGCATTAAGAATGTTGCCCGCAGTTGAGGAACAAGGGGAAGCGGCGGCCGAAATCATCCCCGTTGTGGTTGACTCTCCTAAACCGCCCGTGGAGAAGACCAAAAAACCGGATGTGCCGGCAGAACCTTTGCTCAACAAAACGAGGATCGTAGAGAGCTTCAAGCCGCCGGATCAGCCGGTAAAGACGAGAAACGCGGAGCTTCCGAGAAAACTCGACAGAATTCCGGATAAACCGGATTCAAGTAGACTAAAGCCGAATCACGCAAGCCCGGGAATATCAACTTCCAGATTGCCGGAGAGACCTCTTGTTAAAGACCTTGCCAGTCAAACCGTTAAGAAAGCCGCATCGCTCGAACTTAAAACGGCTATGCCTAAGAAGAGCGTTCGAACGACTGTAACCGAAGCGCAGGCCAACCGGGATCAATCGCAGGCGATTCCGCCAACAACGAATCCCAAGCCCACTTCTTCGTTTACGCACTTGGTCGCTATCGGCACTTCAACGGGAGGACCTAGAGCTTTGCACGAAGTGCTAACCGGTATTCCGGCTGATTTCCCTGCACCTATATTGGTTGTCCAACATATGCCTCCCAAGTTTACCCACTCGTTGGCGCAGCGCTTGGACAATTTCTGCAGTATTAACGTCAGGGAAGCCGTGGACGGCGAACTTATCGAGACCGCGACCGCTTACATAGCTCCGGGCGGAAGACATATGACGCTTCGGAAAGAGGTGACGGGAACCTACCGGATCAAGCTGTCCGATGAAGTCCCGAAAGGCGGGCATAAGCCGTCGGTTGACGTGATGTTCGAATCCTTGGTCGGGCATCCCCAATTGAAACGGCATATCGTGTTGATGACCGGAATGGGAAGCGACGGAGCGAAAGGGATGAAGGCGTTGCAAACGGACGGTGCCCAAACGACGATAGCCGAAGCGGAACAAACTTGCGTCGTATACGGAATGCCTCGTTCGGCGGTAGAGCTCGGCGCCGTTTCTCAAATATTGCCTCTGCAAGGAATAGCACCGGTTCTCGTTCAGGAAGTGAAGTCTCGAAAACCATAA
- a CDS encoding MinD/ParA family protein, producing the protein MIDQAQALRHLVHSKDLSTARTTRVITVTSGKGGVGKSNFSLNFAMALQNRGYSVLVFDADISFANIDVLLGTPAKYNLIHLLKGEKTIWEIIQIGPSGLQFIAGGSGFQDLVRLSDQELEYFSEQIGKLHGHVDFILFDTGAGLSKETVRFITAAEETIVVTTPEPTSITDAYALIKMLKTMGHDISFRLVVNRVTDDREGVQTADNIRQVASKYLGLEIPVLGFIPDDANVSKAVKRQTPLSIAFPDSQATKGIDSITARFLMEEPKSSSARGLPGFLQRMKRLWS; encoded by the coding sequence ATGATTGATCAAGCGCAGGCGCTTCGGCACTTGGTTCATTCGAAAGATCTGAGCACGGCAAGAACGACTCGGGTCATTACCGTGACAAGCGGGAAGGGCGGGGTAGGAAAATCTAATTTCAGCCTTAATTTCGCAATGGCACTGCAAAATAGAGGATATAGCGTACTCGTCTTCGATGCAGATATAAGCTTTGCCAATATTGACGTATTGCTGGGGACTCCCGCCAAATACAATTTGATTCACTTGCTTAAAGGCGAGAAAACGATCTGGGAAATTATCCAGATTGGACCGAGCGGGCTGCAGTTTATTGCAGGCGGCTCCGGCTTTCAAGATTTGGTACGGTTAAGCGACCAAGAGCTAGAGTACTTTTCGGAACAAATCGGCAAACTGCACGGACATGTGGATTTTATTTTGTTCGATACGGGAGCCGGATTGTCGAAGGAGACGGTAAGATTCATTACGGCCGCGGAAGAGACGATCGTCGTAACGACTCCCGAGCCGACTTCTATCACGGATGCATATGCCTTGATTAAGATGTTGAAAACGATGGGGCACGATATTTCTTTCCGATTGGTCGTTAACCGAGTAACGGACGACAGGGAAGGCGTTCAAACGGCGGACAACATCCGCCAAGTGGCAAGCAAATACTTGGGGTTGGAAATACCGGTGCTTGGCTTCATTCCGGATGACGCAAACGTCTCCAAGGCGGTCAAGCGCCAGACCCCTTTATCTATAGCGTTCCCGGATAGCCAAGCGACGAAAGGAATCGACAGCATTACCGCTCGTTTCTTGATGGAAGAGCCGAAGTCGTCTTCTGCGCGCGGCCTACCGGGCTTCTTGCAAAGAATGAAAAGACTATGGAGTTAA
- the flhF gene encoding flagellar biosynthesis protein FlhF, with translation MKVKRYIVDDVPEAVQMIRSELGSDAVILNTKEIRVGGFLGMFRKKRMEVIAAVDEAAKKPPARSPMPARAPERKTFAPPIEEPVAPSPLLPSNAVRERYSQPPFADSGRKPITPSPSHSDIHTDSGLSDAAKSNAFLASLELAKSTQERVSPLPGIRSESPLPDVHTESQRTDKPFAPSAIAVQTLEPRENKDTIEETSALLMELRSMKELMTKMAKQQTYRSMPESVMRWSKRLAEQGVEPVYVEQFAEAITHRLSEIGDEGLEASYEAARNVLLSWLVNAKGTGIEETTRIVHFVGPTGVGKTTTIAKLAAEQSFNYRRSVGFITADTYRIAAVDQLRTYADILNIPLEVVFSPSELTRAYKKMSDHDLLFMDTAGRNYRNELFVSEVNSLLAPGEQTETILVLSMTHKYADMKAVASQFVKYGVNQLLLTKFDETDSFGAVINLVKEFDFRISYLTCGQAVPDDIQPFVPEDLVSRILGGPADD, from the coding sequence ATGAAGGTAAAAAGATATATTGTCGATGATGTGCCCGAAGCCGTGCAAATGATACGCAGCGAGCTTGGATCCGATGCCGTCATTCTAAATACGAAAGAAATCCGCGTCGGCGGATTTCTTGGCATGTTCCGCAAGAAACGTATGGAAGTGATAGCGGCGGTTGACGAAGCCGCCAAGAAGCCGCCCGCTCGATCTCCAATGCCTGCAAGGGCTCCGGAGAGAAAAACTTTTGCTCCTCCGATCGAGGAACCGGTTGCGCCTTCGCCGCTATTGCCTTCCAATGCGGTAAGAGAACGCTATTCTCAGCCTCCTTTCGCGGATAGCGGTAGGAAGCCGATTACGCCATCGCCATCCCATTCCGACATCCACACGGATTCCGGTTTATCGGATGCGGCGAAATCGAATGCTTTCCTCGCGAGTTTGGAGCTGGCGAAATCAACCCAAGAGCGAGTCAGTCCGTTGCCGGGGATCAGATCGGAATCGCCTTTGCCGGATGTCCATACGGAATCCCAAAGGACGGACAAGCCGTTTGCTCCGTCTGCAATCGCGGTTCAAACGTTAGAGCCGCGAGAAAACAAAGATACGATTGAAGAAACATCGGCTTTGCTCATGGAATTGCGTTCCATGAAAGAATTGATGACGAAGATGGCGAAACAGCAAACCTACCGAAGCATGCCGGAATCCGTTATGAGATGGAGCAAAAGATTGGCAGAGCAAGGGGTCGAGCCGGTTTACGTCGAGCAGTTCGCGGAGGCGATTACCCATCGACTGAGCGAAATCGGCGATGAGGGTCTTGAAGCTTCATATGAAGCGGCTCGTAACGTACTTCTATCCTGGCTGGTCAACGCGAAAGGGACCGGAATCGAAGAAACAACCCGAATCGTTCATTTCGTTGGGCCGACCGGAGTAGGGAAAACGACGACAATCGCCAAACTTGCTGCCGAACAATCCTTTAATTATCGAAGAAGCGTAGGATTTATTACTGCCGATACATACCGGATCGCTGCCGTTGATCAATTACGAACCTATGCGGATATTTTGAATATCCCGCTGGAAGTCGTATTCTCGCCAAGCGAATTAACCCGCGCGTACAAAAAAATGAGCGATCACGATCTGTTGTTCATGGATACGGCAGGACGCAACTATCGGAACGAGTTATTCGTTTCCGAGGTGAACAGCTTGCTTGCGCCCGGCGAACAAACGGAGACGATACTTGTTCTGAGCATGACGCATAAATACGCGGATATGAAAGCCGTAGCTTCCCAATTCGTCAAATACGGAGTCAATCAACTTCTACTGACGAAATTCGACGAGACGGACTCCTTCGGAGCCGTTATCAACCTAGTGAAAGAGTTCGACTTCCGAATATCCTATCTCACTTGCGGCCAAGCCGTTCCCGACGATATTCAACCTTTCGTTCCGGAGGATCTGGTAAGCCGTATATTGGGAGGGCCGGCAGATGATTGA